A genomic stretch from Thauera sp. GDN1 includes:
- a CDS encoding ankyrin repeat domain-containing protein, with the protein MTAPRTPLSFLLSSAHADKFPHRLVADFPHIARKLDELWNDPEALTEYFSELMVSKRAGRRGFPPEVGAEILALSLAYDRIGAIHPPEQEIAAHAEGPSRHAWDFERAVAELDRLDVSRSMAGFVRAVESGDEHVCRLLLDTGFDVNARDARQWTPLMVAAFSGREALALELIRLGASLHAQDTDGYTPLHWSALNGYVAVVELLLRRGADVDALSLAGITPLLQASARGHAAVVELLLRHKARVNIVAADGSTALLKAVANGHWRIIRLLLDAGASTQAKMQGGATLAEIAARSRDPRIRERIAIAIRMERRGDAPLQHEDPQH; encoded by the coding sequence ATGACCGCTCCCCGCACCCCGCTGTCCTTCCTGCTGTCCTCGGCCCACGCCGACAAGTTCCCGCACCGCCTGGTGGCGGATTTTCCGCACATCGCGCGCAAGCTCGACGAGCTGTGGAACGATCCGGAGGCCCTGACCGAGTACTTCTCCGAGCTGATGGTGTCGAAGCGCGCCGGGCGGCGTGGTTTCCCGCCCGAGGTCGGTGCCGAGATCCTGGCGCTGAGCCTGGCCTACGACCGCATCGGCGCGATCCACCCGCCGGAACAGGAGATCGCTGCGCACGCGGAAGGTCCGTCGCGCCACGCCTGGGATTTCGAGCGCGCGGTCGCCGAACTCGACCGCCTCGACGTGTCCCGCTCCATGGCCGGCTTCGTGCGTGCGGTCGAGAGCGGCGACGAACACGTGTGCCGGCTGCTGCTGGATACCGGCTTCGACGTCAATGCACGCGACGCCCGCCAATGGACGCCGCTGATGGTCGCCGCCTTCAGCGGCCGGGAAGCCCTCGCGCTCGAACTCATCCGGCTCGGCGCCAGCCTGCACGCGCAGGACACGGACGGCTACACGCCGCTGCACTGGAGCGCGCTCAACGGCTACGTCGCGGTAGTGGAGCTGCTGCTGCGCCGGGGCGCGGACGTGGACGCCCTCAGCCTCGCGGGCATCACCCCGCTGCTGCAGGCCTCGGCGCGCGGCCACGCGGCGGTGGTGGAACTGCTGCTGCGCCACAAGGCCCGGGTCAACATCGTGGCCGCCGACGGCTCGACCGCGCTGCTGAAGGCGGTCGCCAACGGCCACTGGCGGATCATCAGGCTCCTGCTCGACGCCGGTGCATCGACCCAGGCCAAGATGCAAGGTGGCGCCACCCTGGCCGAGATCGCCGCGCGCTCGCGGGATCCGCGCATCCGCGAGCGCATCGCGATCGCGATCCGCATGGAACGCCGCGGCGACGCGCCGCTGCAGCACGAGGATCCGCAGCACTGA
- a CDS encoding multidrug effflux MFS transporter, which produces MTAGPTALLAVLVVALTSLGPLSTDFYLPSLPAIGRALATDSAGVQLTLSVYLLGFGFGQLLLGPLSDRYGRRPVMLWGMAVFVLSSAACALATSIEALVAARLVQALGACAGPVLGRAVVRDVYGPQDSARMLSHVSTATALAPLLAPIFGGWLTAGFGWRATFVVLTVYGSVLMLLVWRLLRETNSHPDAHAMHPARMLANYRTLLADPGYRSALLIGCGAFATLFAFISGSPFVYIELFGMSPLQMGLAFGVNVTGFMLGTVMSARLSKRLGPARLIRIGVLTGGACGIVLATLALAGVMHPAAVMVPVWGVTAAIGLILPNATALGLAGYPKMAGAAASLMGFVQMGLGAGAGMVVGHGVQDSTLPLALTMAGAMLFSLLVWRLGPRR; this is translated from the coding sequence ATGACGGCAGGACCGACCGCCCTGCTCGCGGTGCTGGTGGTCGCGCTGACCTCGCTCGGCCCGCTGTCCACCGACTTCTACCTGCCCTCGCTGCCGGCGATCGGGCGCGCGCTGGCGACCGACAGCGCAGGCGTGCAGCTCACGCTGTCGGTCTATCTGCTCGGCTTCGGCTTCGGCCAGCTGCTGCTCGGTCCGCTCTCCGACCGCTACGGGCGGCGCCCGGTGATGCTGTGGGGCATGGCGGTGTTCGTGCTGTCCTCGGCGGCCTGCGCGCTCGCCACCTCGATCGAGGCCCTGGTGGCGGCGCGGCTGGTGCAGGCCCTGGGCGCCTGTGCGGGACCGGTGCTGGGCCGCGCCGTGGTGCGCGACGTGTATGGACCGCAGGACTCCGCGCGCATGCTGTCGCACGTGTCCACCGCCACCGCGCTCGCGCCGCTGCTGGCGCCGATCTTCGGCGGCTGGCTCACCGCCGGCTTCGGCTGGCGCGCGACCTTCGTCGTGCTCACCGTCTACGGCAGCGTGCTCATGCTGTTGGTGTGGCGCCTGCTGCGCGAGACCAACTCTCATCCCGATGCGCACGCCATGCATCCGGCGCGCATGCTGGCCAACTACCGCACCCTGCTCGCCGACCCCGGCTACCGCAGCGCGCTGCTGATCGGCTGCGGCGCCTTCGCGACACTGTTCGCCTTCATCTCCGGCTCGCCCTTCGTCTATATCGAGCTGTTCGGCATGTCGCCGCTGCAGATGGGGCTCGCCTTCGGCGTCAACGTGACCGGCTTCATGCTCGGCACCGTGATGTCGGCGAGGCTGTCGAAGCGGCTCGGCCCCGCACGCCTGATCCGCATCGGCGTGCTGACGGGCGGCGCATGCGGCATCGTGCTCGCCACGCTGGCGCTGGCCGGCGTCATGCATCCGGCGGCAGTGATGGTCCCGGTGTGGGGCGTCACCGCCGCGATCGGACTGATCCTGCCCAACGCCACCGCGCTCGGGCTGGCCGGCTACCCGAAGATGGCGGGCGCGGCGGCCTCGCTGATGGGTTTCGTACAGATGGGCCTGGGCGCCGGCGCCGGCATGGTGGTCGGCCACGGCGTGCAGGACAGCACCCTGCCGCTGGCGCTGACCATGGCCGGCGCGATGCTGTTCAGCCTGCTGGTATGGCGCCTCGGGCCACGGCGCTGA
- a CDS encoding caspase family protein, translating to MPAPRITPAELNRKLADLSVPESELADYFITDDEHSGLFHPKLQLNPDTVELPADPGEARARSEAAMNFANGIARMRRRIRFDRMLADGYKGPVLVSEGDSWFQYPIKLEDTIDQLYGKGFAVRSLDAAGDTLENMLEDREYVDAIGEAKASIFLFSAGGNDALGGGNLRAHLRDFDPALSPAAHVLPSFEQLLDHALAMYERVLRDVEALPGVVTICHGYDYVIPNAGKWLGKPMISRGIKDGAVQRGIAAHMIDRFNERLRQLVARFGARALHVDARGAVGNTLNVWHDELHPKNPGYGRVADRFEKAIQAVAGRTAAPRARGTGKKPAATAAAKAAAPARRGWSVHIGLNKVDAAHYGGDAELFGCHFDAEDMERIAAERGFEQRIVLLDEAATRDAVKKAIADAAARLEAGDVFMLTYAGHGSQVPDFNADEDDGADETLCLYDGMLIDDELYELWSKFADDVRIVMISDSCHSGTVSRAARTAQPVAADGAPAVRTRLLPLALAMKTFRTHRDFYTALGRQQRGPDERVLTRELDMPLRCPVLLLAGCQDNQESQDGVGNGRFTQELLRVWDEGRYDGDWATMIRRIVANMPPNQTPRLTLIGRSPEVLAAEQPFRI from the coding sequence ATGCCCGCTCCGCGCATCACCCCCGCCGAACTCAACCGCAAGCTCGCCGACCTCTCCGTCCCCGAGAGCGAACTGGCCGACTACTTCATCACCGACGACGAGCACTCCGGACTTTTCCACCCGAAGCTGCAGCTCAACCCCGACACCGTCGAACTCCCGGCCGACCCCGGCGAGGCGCGGGCGCGCAGCGAGGCGGCGATGAACTTCGCCAACGGCATCGCCCGCATGCGCCGCCGCATCCGCTTCGACCGCATGCTCGCCGACGGCTACAAGGGGCCGGTGCTGGTCTCCGAGGGCGACTCCTGGTTCCAGTACCCGATCAAGCTCGAGGACACGATCGACCAGCTGTACGGGAAGGGCTTCGCGGTGCGCAGCCTGGACGCGGCCGGCGACACGCTGGAGAACATGCTCGAGGACCGCGAGTACGTCGATGCGATCGGCGAGGCCAAGGCCTCGATCTTCCTGTTCTCGGCGGGCGGCAACGACGCGCTCGGCGGCGGCAACCTGCGCGCCCACCTGCGCGATTTCGACCCCGCGCTGTCGCCGGCGGCGCACGTGCTGCCGAGCTTCGAGCAACTGCTCGACCACGCGCTGGCGATGTACGAGCGCGTGCTGCGCGACGTCGAGGCGCTGCCGGGGGTGGTGACGATCTGCCACGGCTACGACTACGTGATCCCCAACGCCGGCAAGTGGCTGGGCAAGCCGATGATCTCGCGCGGCATCAAGGACGGCGCGGTGCAGCGCGGCATCGCCGCGCACATGATCGACCGCTTCAACGAACGCCTGCGCCAGCTCGTCGCCCGCTTCGGCGCGCGCGCGCTCCATGTCGACGCGCGCGGTGCGGTGGGCAACACCCTGAACGTCTGGCACGACGAGCTGCACCCGAAGAATCCCGGCTACGGACGCGTCGCCGACCGCTTCGAGAAGGCCATCCAGGCGGTGGCCGGGCGCACGGCGGCGCCGCGCGCGCGCGGCACCGGTAAGAAGCCGGCGGCGACGGCTGCAGCGAAGGCCGCTGCGCCCGCCCGTCGCGGCTGGTCGGTGCACATCGGCCTCAACAAGGTCGATGCGGCGCATTACGGCGGCGACGCCGAGCTCTTCGGCTGCCACTTCGACGCCGAGGACATGGAGCGCATCGCCGCCGAGCGCGGCTTCGAGCAGCGCATCGTACTGCTCGACGAGGCGGCCACCCGCGACGCGGTGAAGAAGGCGATCGCCGATGCCGCGGCCAGGCTCGAGGCCGGCGACGTGTTCATGCTCACCTATGCCGGCCACGGCAGCCAGGTGCCGGACTTCAACGCCGATGAGGACGACGGCGCCGACGAGACCCTGTGCCTGTACGACGGCATGCTGATCGATGACGAGCTCTACGAGCTGTGGTCGAAGTTCGCCGACGACGTGCGCATCGTGATGATCTCCGACAGCTGCCACAGCGGCACGGTGTCGCGCGCTGCGCGCACCGCCCAGCCGGTGGCGGCCGATGGCGCGCCGGCCGTGCGCACCCGCCTGCTGCCGCTGGCGCTGGCGATGAAGACCTTCCGCACCCATCGCGACTTCTACACCGCGCTCGGCCGCCAGCAGCGCGGGCCGGACGAGCGCGTGCTCACCCGCGAGCTCGACATGCCGCTGCGCTGCCCGGTGCTGCTGCTCGCCGGCTGCCAGGACAACCAGGAGTCGCAGGACGGTGTCGGCAACGGCCGCTTCACCCAGGAACTGCTGCGGGTGTGGGACGAGGGGCGCTACGACGGCGACTGGGCAACGATGATCAGGCGCATCGTCGCCAACATGCCGCCCAACCAGACCCCGCGCCTGACCCTGATCGGGCGCAGCCCGGAGGTGCTGGCGGCGGAGCAGCCCTTCCGCATCTGA
- a CDS encoding ATP-binding protein, translating to MNDASRRALTSPPARRALLRFAFPLLALTLLIAAVSAFGYRSLSEEIRRETQRTLAVIAEQKRQQIEGWLAEARVDAEMYFSGHSQLEAVFEHWLDGGRRDEAAFARMRALVEELARLRGWQGLALFDEHGAPALTLGAPDLPAHATLIADVMRRPRVELVDLHVDARGEVHYGVLAPVGSPVRGVAYLSLRAESELYPMVESWPVPTRSAETYLVRRDADGVRFLTPLRHDAAAALSLTRPLATPDLPAARAALGERGILAGGRDYRGVPVLAYAAAVAGTPWLMLAEIDEREAYSGIRTLTWGMGVVMGLGLLLVYSAGYLMWRRDREQQELAALQARQAAEARFRVIFEQAPLGVVLLDPESGRITEANARFAEIVGRPAAPLVGTDPMQLTHPDDVAESRVQLDRLTAGRSAGYRLNKRYLRPDGTPVWVSLAFAPVQVASEDAPRYLGIVEDISARIEMEERLRQASAEAAAANAAKSEFLAHMSHEIRTPMNAVLGLAQVLEREPLAANQRDMVGRIRSAGQSLLAILDDVLDLSKIEAGQLRIEPRPFDLAALLASVDSLMGQAAHAKGLALRVEPPALPPGLLRGDGLRIEQILLNLVGNAIKFTERGEVALRVCADEVTDAGLRLRVEVRDTGIGIAPEALARLFTPFTQADAGIGRRFGGTGLGLSICKRLVELMGGTIGADSQPGLGSRFWFELPLERVADSEAVTAAAPPPAEGASGPRLLGAHVLVVDDSAMNRDLVERALALEGASATLAADGQQALEVLRSGADAFDAVLMDVQMPVLDGLGATRRIRGELGLAALPVIAFTAGVRADQQAAARAAGADDVLPKPMDLEQMTQVLMRWIARRAPGAQAPAAAPPAAADDFPVLPGIDRERAMQRLGKDRGMFLGLLELFIEDNAGVVAQARADLDRGEVDAAARRMHTLRSNAGFICALEIMDAAAALEKAIEQGEPGVAPALDALEARIAAIVEAARTLA from the coding sequence ATGAATGACGCTTCACGACGCGCCCTCACTTCGCCGCCCGCCCGCCGGGCGCTGCTGCGCTTCGCCTTCCCGCTGCTCGCCCTCACGCTGCTGATCGCCGCGGTCAGCGCCTTCGGCTACCGCTCGCTGAGCGAGGAGATCCGCCGCGAGACGCAGCGCACGCTGGCCGTCATCGCCGAGCAGAAGCGCCAGCAGATCGAGGGCTGGCTGGCCGAGGCGAGGGTCGATGCCGAGATGTACTTCTCCGGCCACTCCCAGCTCGAGGCGGTGTTCGAGCACTGGCTGGACGGCGGGCGCCGCGACGAAGCCGCGTTCGCGCGCATGCGCGCGCTGGTCGAGGAGCTCGCGCGCCTGCGCGGCTGGCAGGGCCTGGCGCTGTTCGACGAGCACGGGGCGCCGGCGCTGACCCTCGGCGCGCCGGACCTCCCGGCCCATGCCACGCTGATCGCCGACGTGATGCGCCGGCCGCGGGTGGAACTGGTCGACCTGCATGTCGATGCCCGCGGCGAGGTCCATTACGGCGTGCTCGCGCCGGTGGGCTCGCCGGTGCGCGGCGTGGCCTACCTGAGCCTGCGCGCCGAGAGCGAGCTCTATCCGATGGTGGAGTCCTGGCCGGTGCCTACCCGCAGCGCCGAGACCTACCTGGTGCGCCGCGACGCGGACGGCGTGCGCTTCCTGACCCCGCTGCGCCACGACGCGGCCGCCGCGCTCAGCCTGACCCGCCCGCTCGCCACCCCCGACCTGCCGGCCGCGCGCGCCGCGCTCGGCGAGCGCGGCATCCTCGCCGGCGGACGCGACTACCGCGGCGTGCCGGTGCTGGCCTACGCCGCCGCGGTCGCGGGCACGCCGTGGCTGATGCTCGCCGAGATCGACGAGCGCGAGGCCTACTCCGGCATCCGCACGCTCACCTGGGGCATGGGCGTGGTGATGGGGCTGGGCCTGCTGCTGGTCTATTCCGCCGGCTACCTGATGTGGCGCCGCGACCGCGAGCAGCAGGAGCTCGCCGCGCTCCAGGCCCGCCAGGCCGCCGAGGCGCGCTTCCGGGTGATCTTCGAGCAGGCCCCGCTCGGCGTCGTGCTGCTCGATCCGGAGAGCGGGCGGATCACCGAGGCCAACGCGCGCTTCGCCGAGATCGTCGGGCGCCCCGCCGCGCCCCTGGTCGGTACCGATCCGATGCAGCTCACCCACCCCGACGATGTCGCCGAAAGCCGCGTCCAGCTCGACCGCCTCACTGCCGGGCGTAGCGCCGGCTACCGGCTCAACAAGCGCTACCTGCGCCCGGACGGCACGCCGGTGTGGGTCAGTCTCGCCTTCGCGCCGGTGCAGGTGGCCTCGGAGGACGCGCCGCGCTACCTCGGCATCGTCGAGGACATCTCGGCGCGCATCGAGATGGAGGAGCGCCTGCGCCAGGCCTCGGCGGAAGCGGCTGCGGCCAACGCCGCCAAGAGCGAGTTCCTCGCCCACATGAGCCACGAGATCCGCACGCCGATGAACGCGGTGCTCGGCCTCGCCCAGGTGCTCGAGCGCGAGCCGCTCGCCGCCAACCAGCGCGACATGGTCGGGCGCATCCGCAGCGCCGGCCAGTCGCTGCTCGCCATCCTCGACGACGTGCTCGATCTGTCCAAGATCGAGGCCGGCCAGCTGCGCATCGAGCCGCGGCCCTTCGACCTCGCCGCGCTGCTCGCCAGCGTCGACAGCCTGATGGGCCAGGCCGCGCACGCCAAGGGGCTGGCCCTGCGTGTCGAGCCGCCGGCGCTGCCGCCCGGCCTGCTGCGCGGCGACGGCCTGCGCATCGAGCAGATCCTGCTCAACCTGGTCGGCAACGCGATCAAGTTCACCGAGCGCGGCGAGGTGGCGCTGCGGGTGTGCGCCGACGAAGTCACCGATGCGGGTCTGCGCCTGCGCGTGGAGGTGCGCGATACCGGCATCGGCATCGCGCCCGAGGCCCTGGCGCGCCTGTTCACCCCCTTCACCCAGGCCGACGCCGGCATCGGCCGCCGCTTCGGCGGCACCGGGCTGGGGCTGTCGATCTGCAAGCGCCTGGTCGAGCTGATGGGCGGCACGATCGGCGCCGACAGCCAGCCCGGTCTGGGCAGCCGCTTCTGGTTCGAGCTGCCGCTCGAGCGCGTGGCCGACAGCGAAGCCGTCACCGCCGCCGCCCCGCCGCCGGCCGAGGGCGCGAGCGGCCCGCGGCTGCTCGGCGCGCATGTGCTGGTGGTCGACGACAGCGCGATGAACCGCGACCTGGTGGAGCGCGCGCTGGCACTGGAGGGCGCCAGCGCGACCCTGGCCGCGGACGGCCAGCAGGCGCTCGAGGTGCTCAGGAGCGGCGCGGACGCCTTCGACGCGGTGCTGATGGACGTGCAGATGCCGGTGCTCGACGGCCTCGGCGCCACCCGCCGCATCCGCGGCGAACTGGGTCTCGCGGCGCTGCCGGTGATCGCCTTCACCGCCGGCGTGCGCGCGGACCAGCAGGCCGCCGCACGCGCGGCCGGCGCCGACGACGTGCTGCCCAAGCCGATGGATCTGGAGCAGATGACACAGGTGCTGATGCGCTGGATCGCCCGGCGCGCGCCGGGTGCGCAAGCGCCTGCAGCGGCCCCTCCGGCTGCCGCCGACGACTTTCCCGTCCTGCCCGGCATCGACCGCGAGCGCGCGATGCAGCGCCTCGGCAAGGACCGCGGCATGTTCCTCGGCCTGCTCGAGCTCTTCATCGAGGACAACGCCGGCGTGGTGGCGCAGGCGCGCGCGGACCTCGATCGCGGCGAAGTCGATGCCGCCGCCCGCCGCATGCACACGCTGCGCAGCAATGCGGGCTTCATCTGCGCGCTGGAGATCATGGACGCCGCCGCGGCGCTGGAGAAGGCGATCGAACAGGGCGAGCCCGGCGTCGCCCCCGCCCTCGATGCGCTCGAGGCGCGCATCGCCGCGATCGTGGAGGCGGCGCGCACGCTGGCGTGA
- a CDS encoding peptidoglycan DD-metalloendopeptidase family protein: MSFFLRAGVLPRRFALAALVLAAALSAPPAWAMELPRARSVPGGVALVELGPALVAPQASVDGVPVLVNGRPGGWTAVVGVPLEAEPGERVLEVRREGEPAARVGFTVAPVRYAEQRLKVAPGKVDLSAQDLARHERERAHTAEVIATWSATAPDTLQLRQPVPGRRSGSFGLRRVFNDQPRKPHGGMDIAAPSGTPVVAPAAGRVIDTGDYFFNGHTVWLDHGKGLLTMYCHLSRIDVKVGDLVATGARIGAVGATGRATGPHLHWSVMLNRTMVDPALFLAGAGR, from the coding sequence ATGTCTTTCTTCCTCCGCGCCGGGGTGCTGCCCCGTCGTTTCGCGCTGGCGGCGCTCGTCCTCGCCGCAGCGCTGTCCGCACCGCCGGCCTGGGCGATGGAGCTGCCGCGCGCGCGCAGCGTGCCGGGCGGGGTGGCGCTGGTCGAGCTGGGACCGGCGCTGGTGGCGCCGCAGGCGAGCGTCGATGGCGTGCCGGTGCTGGTGAACGGGCGGCCGGGCGGATGGACCGCGGTGGTGGGCGTCCCGCTCGAGGCCGAGCCCGGCGAGCGCGTGCTCGAGGTGCGCCGCGAGGGCGAGCCGGCCGCGCGCGTGGGCTTCACCGTGGCGCCGGTGCGCTACGCCGAGCAGCGCCTGAAGGTGGCGCCGGGCAAGGTCGATCTGTCGGCGCAGGATCTCGCCCGTCACGAGCGCGAGCGCGCCCACACCGCCGAGGTGATCGCCACCTGGAGCGCCACCGCCCCCGACACGCTGCAGCTGCGGCAGCCGGTGCCGGGCCGGCGCTCCGGTTCCTTCGGCCTGCGCCGCGTGTTCAACGACCAGCCGCGCAAGCCCCACGGCGGCATGGACATCGCCGCGCCCAGCGGTACGCCGGTGGTGGCGCCGGCCGCCGGGCGGGTCATCGATACCGGCGACTACTTCTTCAACGGCCACACCGTGTGGCTGGATCACGGCAAGGGCCTGCTGACCATGTATTGCCACCTCAGCCGCATCGACGTGAAGGTCGGCGATCTCGTCGCCACCGGCGCGCGCATCGGCGCGGTCGGCGCCACCGGGCGCGCCACCGGGCCGCACCTGCACTGGTCGGTGATGCTCAACCGGACCATGGTCGATCCGGCGCTGTTCCTCGCCGGCGCCGGCCGCTGA
- a CDS encoding alanine/glycine:cation symporter family protein, giving the protein MQAFANEVVDLLNGLLWGKILIWLLVGTGIWFTLRLGFIQLRHLGHTFTVLRGSRQSDASGISSFQALCTSLAARVGTGNIAGVAVAITLGGPGAIFWMWVIALVGMATGFAEAALAQLFKVRDDKGQFRGGPAYYMEKGLGQRWAGTMFSIFLIIAFGFAFNSVQSNTIAGAMVGAFGLDMGTMSLAGNEVGVAALVIGLAVTVLTAAIIFGGLRSIARFSELAVPFMAVGYLVVAIGIIIANLGEVPAALALIFKSAFGLHEAAAGGIGAAILNGFKRGLFSNEAGMGSAPNAAAAATPYPPHPASQGYVQMAGVFIDTLLICTASAAIILLAGPVEGTGIGLVQNALTAEVGGWGKYFLAIVVLFFAFTSIVANYFYAENCLVFIEHNHPAGLLTFRLIVLAMVLFGAVGSLPFIWNLADVAMGLMAITNLIAILLLSGLAVKLARDYDAQRAAGKLPKFDASQYPEIRSKLEPGIWD; this is encoded by the coding sequence ATGCAAGCCTTCGCCAACGAGGTCGTCGACCTCCTCAATGGCCTCCTCTGGGGCAAGATCCTGATCTGGCTGCTGGTCGGTACAGGCATCTGGTTCACGCTGCGCCTGGGCTTCATCCAGCTGCGCCACCTCGGCCACACCTTCACCGTGCTGCGCGGCAGCCGCCAGTCCGACGCCTCGGGCATCTCGTCCTTCCAGGCGCTGTGCACCTCGCTCGCCGCGCGCGTGGGCACGGGCAACATCGCCGGCGTGGCGGTGGCGATCACGCTCGGCGGGCCGGGCGCGATCTTCTGGATGTGGGTGATCGCGCTCGTCGGCATGGCCACCGGCTTCGCCGAGGCGGCGCTCGCACAGCTCTTCAAGGTGCGCGACGACAAGGGCCAGTTCCGCGGCGGCCCGGCCTACTACATGGAGAAGGGCCTCGGCCAGCGCTGGGCGGGCACGATGTTCTCGATCTTCCTGATCATCGCCTTCGGCTTCGCGTTCAACTCGGTGCAGTCGAACACCATCGCCGGCGCCATGGTCGGCGCCTTCGGCCTCGACATGGGCACGATGAGCCTGGCCGGCAACGAGGTCGGCGTCGCCGCGCTGGTGATCGGCCTGGCGGTGACCGTGCTCACCGCGGCGATCATCTTCGGTGGCCTGCGCTCGATCGCGCGCTTCTCCGAACTGGCCGTGCCCTTCATGGCGGTCGGCTACCTGGTGGTGGCGATCGGCATCATCATCGCCAACCTCGGCGAGGTACCGGCGGCGCTGGCGCTGATCTTCAAGAGCGCCTTCGGCCTGCACGAGGCTGCCGCCGGCGGCATCGGCGCGGCGATCCTGAACGGGTTCAAGCGCGGCCTGTTCTCCAACGAGGCCGGCATGGGCTCGGCGCCCAACGCCGCCGCCGCGGCCACGCCCTACCCCCCGCACCCGGCCTCGCAGGGCTACGTGCAGATGGCCGGCGTGTTCATCGATACCCTGCTGATCTGCACCGCCTCGGCAGCGATCATCCTGCTCGCCGGTCCGGTCGAAGGCACCGGCATCGGCCTGGTGCAGAACGCGCTGACCGCCGAGGTGGGCGGCTGGGGCAAGTACTTCCTCGCCATCGTGGTGCTGTTCTTCGCCTTCACCTCGATCGTCGCCAACTACTTCTACGCCGAGAACTGCCTGGTCTTCATCGAGCACAACCACCCCGCCGGGCTGCTGACCTTCCGCCTGATCGTGCTGGCGATGGTGCTGTTCGGCGCGGTCGGCTCGCTGCCCTTCATCTGGAACCTGGCCGACGTCGCGATGGGCCTGATGGCGATCACCAACCTGATTGCCATCCTGCTGCTGTCGGGCCTGGCGGTGAAGCTGGCGCGCGACTACGACGCCCAGCGCGCCGCCGGCAAGCTGCCGAAGTTCGACGCCAGCCAGTACCCCGAGATCCGCAGCAAGCTGGAGCCGGGCATCTGGGATTGA
- a CDS encoding DUF6781 family protein: MSLDTRQIERDVEAAVGADTASIAERVRAITLAALSEGRLDGQALRAVMNAVLEGAQKGAMPVDAERSAAFKEAMHGLDQAMASAAQATQLAMQEAIGRSAEFSREGLRQTLEPFSSLENDFIGALSDAARKTSGEARSTLSELAEHMRHSGTAAGARVRDAVAELAHASSSLAWSQFDSGMQTLRNQADLLAGLAAGVLRGLADRLQPGAGENERKDTQR; encoded by the coding sequence ATGAGCCTCGACACCCGCCAGATCGAACGCGACGTGGAGGCCGCTGTCGGCGCCGACACCGCCTCCATCGCCGAACGCGTCCGTGCCATCACCCTCGCCGCGCTGAGCGAAGGCCGCCTCGACGGCCAGGCCTTGCGCGCGGTGATGAACGCGGTCCTCGAAGGCGCGCAGAAGGGCGCGATGCCGGTCGACGCCGAACGCAGCGCCGCCTTCAAGGAAGCGATGCACGGCCTCGACCAGGCCATGGCCAGCGCCGCCCAGGCGACGCAGCTGGCGATGCAGGAAGCCATCGGCCGCAGCGCCGAGTTCTCGCGCGAGGGCCTGCGCCAGACGCTGGAGCCCTTCTCGAGCCTGGAAAACGACTTCATCGGCGCGCTCAGCGATGCCGCCCGCAAGACCAGCGGCGAGGCCCGCAGCACGCTGAGCGAACTCGCCGAACACATGCGCCACAGCGGCACCGCCGCCGGCGCGCGCGTGCGCGACGCCGTCGCGGAGCTTGCCCATGCCAGCAGCAGCCTGGCCTGGTCGCAGTTCGACAGCGGCATGCAGACCCTGCGCAACCAGGCCGACCTGCTCGCCGGCCTCGCCGCCGGCGTGCTGCGCGGCCTCGCCGACCGCCTGCAGCCGGGCGCCGGCGAGAACGAACGGAAAGACACCCAGCGCTGA